In a genomic window of Polypterus senegalus isolate Bchr_013 chromosome 13, ASM1683550v1, whole genome shotgun sequence:
- the ccni2 gene encoding cyclin-I: MKYPGSAECQRLAFLLEEALARERRLWKMPLHRNISIQGTDISPSQHDEAVLWLGELCCRFKFYPETFALAVSILNRLLAVVKAQPKYLRCITVTCLILAAKTNEEAEMILSVGDFAVQSQCNCSPAEILRMERIILDKLHWDLYIATPVDFINIFHAMVMSSRPHILDLLPQKNPSRHAAFLTRQVQHCMACHQLSQFKGSTLALAIITLELERVTPDWFSVFTDLLKKAQIDSVEFIRCKELVDQYLSSLQLSSLPNMVYIYDPANHDLMAHHMKFKPKEQEFPNPVNCRRKKVNTHVKVMEVDDFYDGFVYLYNEGMTAPETGQSADINACEKGPELGSISPCPPLQTPEI; encoded by the exons ATGAAATATCCAGGGTCAGCAGAATGCCAGAGGCTGGCGTTTCTACTCGAAGAAGCTCTTGCCAGAGAGCGCCGTCTCTGGAAGATGCCTTTACACAGGAACATCAGCATTCAG GGCACTGATATCTCTCCGTCTCAACACGATGAGGCAGTTTTGTGGCTGGGGGAGCTGTGCTGTCGTTTTAAATTCTACCCAGAAACCTTTGCTCTGGCAGTGAGCATTCTGAACAGACTGCTGGCAGTGGTAAAG GCACAACCAAAATACTTACGGTGCATTACAGTGACCTGCTTGATTCTTGCTGCAAAAACCAACGAGGAGGCAGAG ATGATTTTGTCAGTCGGTGACTTTGCAGTGCAGAGCCAATGCAATTGCTCACCAGCTGAAATTCTAAGAATGGAGAGGATCATATTGGACAAGCTGCACTGGGATCTTTATATTGCAACACCAGTTGACTTCATAAACATC TTCCATGCCATGGTGATGTCCAGTCGACCTCATATTCTAGACCTGCTCCCTCAGAAGAACCCTTCACGCCATGCTGCATTCTTGACCAGGCAGGTGCAGCATTGTATGGCCTGCCACCAGCTGTCGCAGTTCAAAGGCTCCACGCTTGCCTTGGCAATCATAACTTTGGAGTTGGAGAGGGTGACTCCTGACTGGTTCTCTGTATTTACTGATCTGCTAAAGAAAGCACAG ATTGACAGTGTGGAGTTCATTCGCTGCAAAGAGCTTGTTGACCAGTATTTAAGTAGCCTTCAGTTGTCATCTCTTCCAAATATGGTGTACATTTATGACCCAGCAAACCATGACCTGATGGCTCACCATATGAAATTTAAACCAAAGGAACAAGAGTTTCCAAATCCTGTAAACTGCAGACGGAAGAAGGTCAACACACATGTCAAAGTGATGGAGGTAGATGATTTTTATGATGGCTTTGTTTACCTCTATAATGAAGGAATGACCGCCCCGGAAACTGGACAAAGTGCTGATATTAATGCCTGTGAAAAAGGGCCAGAACTTGGAAGTATCTCTCCTTGTCCACCTCTGCAAACACCGGAGATTTAA
- the ccng1 gene encoding cyclin-G1, producing MPDTVDQEMPSPFPSQLRALLEMEAKYQPKLNGLRIIESAHDSGFRITSRLRDFEVKDLLSLSQFFGLSTETFSLAVNILDRFLSIMKVQPKHLSCVALCCFYLAIKSTEDERNIPLASDLIRIAQRRFTVSDMMRMEKIILEKLYWKIKAVTVVKFLRLYLAHVIEHSLTEQKKLLNTDRLEAQLKACHCRLMFSKAKPSLLALAILSLEIQEQKLHELRDVVQNLQQFSMIADRDLFVWREMVAKCLAEYASPKCTKPNHQKLKWVVSGRTAQQLKHSYYRIAHLPTIPEALHTVETGSDPRHI from the exons ATGCCTGACACAGTGGATCAAGAGATGCCAAGTCCATTCCCAAGCCAGTTAAGGGCTCTTCTGGAGATGGAGGCAAAATATCAGCCAAAATTAAATGGTTTGAGGATAATTGAATCCGCCCATGATAGTGGCTTTAGAATAACCTCCAGATTAAGGGACTTTGAAGTGAAGGATCTCTTATCCCTAAGTCAGTTTTTTGGCTTGAGTACAGAAACTTTCTCGCTTGCTGTGAATATTCTTGATAGATTTTTGTCAATTATGAAG gTGCAGCCAAAACATTTGTCATGTGTTGCCTTATGTTGCTTCTACCTGGCAATAAAGTCGACTGAAGATGAAAGGAACATCCCTCTCGCCAGTGATTTAATCCGAATTGCCCAGAGAAGATTCACGGTTTCTGACATGATGAGGATGGAGAAGATAATTCTAGAGAAGCTGTACTGGAAAATTAAAGCCGTGACAGTTGTGAAGTTCCTTAGATTGTATCTTGCACATGTGATAGAACACTCTTTGACTGAACA gaAGAAATTGCTGAACACTGATAGACTAGAAGCTCAGCTTAAAGCATGCCACTGCCGCCTGATGTTCTCCAAAGCAAAG CCCTCGTTGTTGGCATTGGCTATACTGTCATTGGAAATTCAGGAGCAGAAGCTTCATGAATTGAGAGATGTAGTGCAAAATTTACAGCAATTTTCAATG ATTGCAGACCGAGACCTTTTTGTCTGGAGGGAGATGGTAGCAAAATGTCTTGCTGAATATGCATCTCCAAAGTGCACTAAGCCAAATCACCAGAAACTGAAGTGGGTTGTTTCGGGGAGGACAGCTCAGCAACTTAAGCACAGTTATTACAGAATTGCACACCTTCCCACTATTCCAGAAGCACTTCACACTGTAGAAACAG GATCTGATCCCAGACACATCTAA
- the nudcd2 gene encoding nudC domain-containing protein 2 — translation MSVHFDEKSGVVPCETPWGRWYQTMEEVFIEVNVPPGTSSKEIKCSLGSRQITLYVKGHEVIKGNLYASTIADEGTWTLEDKKLVRIVLMKSHREAGNCWTSLLEDKYSADPWVQDQMQKKLTLERFHRENPGFDFSGAEISGNYAGGGPDFSSLK, via the exons ATGTCAGTTCATTTTGATGAGAAAAGCGGTGTGGTTCCCTGTGAAACTCCATGGGGTCGCTGGTATCAGACGATGGAGGAGGTGTTCATCGAAGTTAACGTTCCTCCAGGTACCTCTTCGAAAGAGATCAAGTGCAGTCTGGGAAGTAGGCAGATAACGCTATATGTTAAGGGCCACGAGGTCATCAAG GGAAATCTGTATGCTTCAACAATAGCAGACGAAGGAACGTGGACGTTAG AGGATAAAAAACTTGTTCGTATCGTTTTAATGAAAAGTCACCGAGAGGCAGGTAACTGCTGGACGTCACTCTTGGAAGACAAGTATTCCGCTGACCCTTGGGTTCAGGACCAGATGCAAAAGAAGCTGACATTGGAGAGATTTCACCGGGAG AACCCAGGATTTGACTTTAGTGGTGCAGAAATCTCTGGAAATTATGCAGGAGGTGGACCAGACTTTTCTAGCTTAAAATAA